The Anopheles moucheti chromosome 3, idAnoMoucSN_F20_07, whole genome shotgun sequence genome contains the following window.
ttcatatatatatatataattctTATGACAATAACGTAACACACAAAATCCCAAAATAAGATTTGTATCAAACCAGCTGTGAATTTTCCATCACCGTGTTAATTAACCGTTCACGATTTCATGGATCGGTAACGGAAACGCGTTATGATTTGCTTCCGCTTTTGATGCTTGTTGTCACATCAATGGCAACAGTACAATCGTGCAACAACGCAGgactttcttcttctgctggcGTAACTAAATGTACGgcgcaaacaaagaaaacatgaCTGCATTATTTCCTAACGGCAATGAACTTTGTTGATGTGTTTATCAATTTCAATATCAAAAATCCATAACAGAACATGTTAAATAGGCGAAGGAAATTTCAAATAATGTAATTTTCTTATATCATATATTATTTGCTCTCATTGTTTACATTAATTTACTGTTTAATGTTACTTATGTTTAATGTGTACTTATTTAATGTTCAATTTACAGACACTTTATTTACTCTTTTCATACccagaaaacaaataaaactgttAGCATTGCATCGaatttttacttcatttttttGAATTCACACGATAATCACATGTTGAACCTTCAAAATTTCAGGTTACTATCTTGCTGATAGTTCCGCTGCAGACGTTTCTAATCGACGCAAAAGCTGTTATAGATCAAAAGGCAGAAGAAACCCTGAACATTAACATACCAGACCAAGTGCAAAAACGTATCGGTTATGATTACCCTGCCCCAGCTGCACCTATAACGTTTGACGAGCATCAGCATCATGAAGCGGAACCCCTGCCTCTGTTACAACATGAAACTTTACTCGATCATCACCACGATCACGAGGAACATCACCATTTTGacgatcaccatcaccacgaAGAACACCATGACCCTGGGTATTGGAAAAAGAAACTAATTTGGAAGGAAGGTTGGAAAAAGATATGGAAACCAGGCAAGAAACAAATTTGGAAACCAGACTGGAAAAAGATTTGGAAACCGATCTGGGTGCCGACAGAAATACCAGTCTGGAAGGATATACAGGTACCGGCATGGAAGCAAATCTGGAAGCCTGTGTGGAACGAGATACAGGTACCCGCATGGAAAGAAATTCAGGTGCCTGATTGGAAGAAAATCTGGAAACCTATCTGGGTACCGATAAAGGTGCCCGCTTGGAAGGAGATACAGGTACCGGCATGGAAACAGATTTGGAAACCAGTATGGAAGGAAATCCAGGTTCCCGATTGGAAGGAAGTGCATGTTCCCGCTTGGAAGCAGTACTGGTATCCGGAATGGATCAAAATAGGCGTCCCCGGTGAAAAATATCTCGGCAAAGATCATGACGGTTGGGAATATACTAGTCATGATCTATGGAAGAAAAAGCTTGTGTGGAAAGCGGGATGGAAAAAGATTTGGAAAACCGAACAGAAACAAATCTGGCGCACGGATAAAAAGTTGGAATGGAAATCGGCCTGGAAACAGATTTGGCATCCGGCTAAGAAGCAGGTATGGGTAGAGGACAAAAAGCTCGGCTGGAAGGAAGCTTGGAAACAAATATGGCGCACGGAGAAGAAACAAATTTGGGTACCGGAGAAGAAACTCGATTGGAAGGCCGCTTGGGTACAGATTTGGAAGCCTAGCAAAAAGCTAGTCTGGGTGCCAGACAAGAAACTTGAATGGAAGGAAGCGTGGAAACAGATATGGGTGCCAGACTGGAAGGAAATTTGGTTACCAGCCTGGAAGAAGATCTGGAAACCAGTGTGGATATCCGAGTGGTTCCCCTCCCCCGATCaccacgatcatcatcatcacgaagAAATTGAGCACGGTTGGGATCGAAAGGATGGCACAAACTCGAAGTTGTTGTTCAAGCGCAGTGAATCAGAGACCGTCCAACCGAAAGCTGTTGAAGGTCAACTTCCGGAAGTGTCTGCAAACATTACACCAGCGGTGGTCAAAACAGATAACACAGAAAACAAATCAGATTTTCGGTTTCCATCCTAACCATCCAATTTAAAAATGGACTAAAACACTGTTAGGCTATTCAAACACAAAGTCAATTAATTAGTAGATTAGATGTTATGCTTTCgaatatttaattgttttatacaATATGTTTTAGCGAAAGACGATGATCAAGTTTCCTTCATCAGTATCCAAAAATGACGTTGCTTTTGATTGTTATCGTTATCTGCcattttagttaaaatatCTGAAACATATGAAAATATACTGGTAGCTAGCCGGGATGCCAGGCATAGGACATGATTGTTTTGAGTACCCGAATGTATTTTAAGTGAAAATAACAAACGTTATCACTATTGTTctgtagttttgttttctctttatcGCCCAGCATACTCTTAATATTACTCACAAACAATATTATCCGAAAAGCTAAAGCTTCATGTAACGACCAACACCAGAGAGCCAAGAAGGTCGTCACCGTTTCAGTTGAATTACGATTGTTTCATCTTCATTGTCCATTTAACCTGGGCCGATCCGGTGGCGCCAGTTCCACGCGACAAACAAATCGAGTAAAATGTCCCATCCGGAAGCTATAAATGACAGGCCCTAAGTCCTATTGAGGTTGTTGTGGCCACTAAAGAAGAAGACTTCATTGCCCCATCATGCATATGTACATACGGGCATCTTGTTCTCAAAAACATTCGTTAATTTTCCCGTGTACTTTTGAATTCAACATACAGAAGCTCAGATTTGTCATACTGAACGGGATTGTAATATCACTAAGATTACTATTGCATTTAGATATCATATACTTAAGTAATTTGTTATATGTTCCTGTAGCATCttaaacaaattattatttttttaacatacgGCCTAAGGTTTCGACGTGTAAAAAACTATTTCTTTAAAGTATGTAaaagtattatttaaaatactgTTCACAATTACATCTACACACATCTATTCAATCATTGAAGGACGATGACAGAGTGTACGTAGATTTGTAATACATGCGCCTACAAGCAACTTTGAGATCATACTCGTACATTCAGGAAGCTCAATTTGATATCCGTTTATTGATATTTGACGAACTTAGCTACTGACTGGCCATTTTTTTACTATGTTAACTCTGTGGTGTTCaattagcaaaaaaattacCGATATTATTAAGACTGCTTTTTCGctcgttgtttgttgttgttcgcctCGTTCGAAACTTCTCCACTCTCCTCCTTGGTCCGATCATACTCTTTGTTCTCTTCACAAAACAGAGCTATCGTccaatgttaaaataaaaaatagaataaatcaAATGCCTCGGCTTACCGTATTCACAATCGTGTCTTGTATGCAGTATATCTAGTATACGACAATAATCTCGTTTCCTTTCTCGACCTAAGTATTTCCGGACTCATGTTA
Protein-coding sequences here:
- the LOC128304369 gene encoding uncharacterized protein LOC128304369, giving the protein MKSRWNTVVTILLIVPLQTFLIDAKAVIDQKAEETLNINIPDQVQKRIGYDYPAPAAPITFDEHQHHEAEPLPLLQHETLLDHHHDHEEHHHFDDHHHHEEHHDPGYWKKKLIWKEGWKKIWKPGKKQIWKPDWKKIWKPIWVPTEIPVWKDIQVPAWKQIWKPVWNEIQVPAWKEIQVPDWKKIWKPIWVPIKVPAWKEIQVPAWKQIWKPVWKEIQVPDWKEVHVPAWKQYWYPEWIKIGVPGEKYLGKDHDGWEYTSHDLWKKKLVWKAGWKKIWKTEQKQIWRTDKKLEWKSAWKQIWHPAKKQVWVEDKKLGWKEAWKQIWRTEKKQIWVPEKKLDWKAAWVQIWKPSKKLVWVPDKKLEWKEAWKQIWVPDWKEIWLPAWKKIWKPVWISEWFPSPDHHDHHHHEEIEHGWDRKDGTNSKLLFKRSESETVQPKAVEGQLPEVSANITPAVVKTDNTENKSDFRFPS